A genomic window from Maledivibacter sp. includes:
- a CDS encoding MerR family transcriptional regulator has protein sequence MNIRNCKECGRLFQYDGISKLCYRCRKKDDEDFRIVKDFLYENPKETITVVSEETDVSEEKILRYLREGKLEIVGENPGILLDCESCGKAIRTGRYCEKCAQNMERGLKSGFERKEKLNTNQSSSGNKMHITEFTKKRR, from the coding sequence TTGAATATAAGGAACTGTAAAGAGTGTGGTAGGCTATTTCAATACGACGGAATAAGTAAGCTGTGCTATAGATGTAGAAAAAAAGACGATGAAGATTTTAGAATAGTTAAGGATTTTTTATATGAAAATCCAAAGGAAACCATAACAGTTGTATCCGAAGAAACTGATGTTTCAGAGGAAAAGATTTTACGTTATCTTAGGGAAGGTAAGCTTGAAATAGTTGGAGAAAATCCTGGTATATTATTGGACTGTGAAAGCTGTGGAAAGGCCATAAGAACAGGGCGATATTGTGAGAAATGCGCTCAAAATATGGAAAGAGGATTAAAATCTGGCTTTGAAAGAAAAGAGAAACTGAACACAAACCAAAGCTCCTCTGGTAATAAAATGCATATAACTGAATTTACGAAGAAAAGAAGATAA
- the flgM gene encoding flagellar biosynthesis anti-sigma factor FlgM, translating into MKIFNNTNVQKVLGSYKSNMTKAEKTNKTYEKKDKIEISSKARDFQVAMNAFKELPDVREENISNIKSAIASGNYNPSAEETIDKMFERVSFDQKV; encoded by the coding sequence ATGAAAATATTTAATAATACAAATGTACAAAAGGTATTGGGGTCCTATAAGAGTAATATGACAAAGGCTGAGAAAACAAATAAAACCTACGAAAAAAAAGATAAAATTGAAATTTCATCTAAAGCTAGGGATTTTCAGGTGGCAATGAATGCATTTAAAGAGCTGCCAGATGTTAGGGAAGAAAACATATCAAATATAAAAAGTGCCATAGCTTCTGGAAACTATAATCCATCGGCTGAAGAAACTATTGATAAGATGTTTGAAAGAGTAAGTTTTGATCAAAAAGTTTAA
- a CDS encoding flagellar protein FlgN, which translates to MSKSVEQLILALDKEYEIYKEVLEVAKQKKQIIVEGKMKELDDITSKEQAIILSIGKLESIREAILKNIVNELDIDEAQNISQLSKYLDDKSKKKILAIRDKFKDILIGVRNQNDLNNKLIQQSLEYIEFNKNLLTSLENQGSTYSSNADEKDIKIKNNLFDAKI; encoded by the coding sequence ATGAGTAAATCCGTAGAGCAGTTAATACTAGCCCTTGATAAGGAATATGAAATATATAAAGAGGTGCTAGAAGTAGCAAAACAGAAGAAACAAATAATAGTAGAAGGTAAAATGAAAGAATTAGATGATATTACAAGTAAAGAACAAGCCATAATACTTAGCATAGGAAAGCTTGAAAGTATCAGAGAAGCTATATTAAAAAATATAGTTAATGAGTTAGATATTGATGAAGCTCAAAATATATCTCAGCTTTCCAAATATTTAGATGATAAATCAAAAAAGAAAATATTAGCTATAAGGGATAAATTTAAGGATATATTAATTGGTGTTAGGAATCAAAATGATTTAAATAACAAGCTTATACAGCAATCCCTTGAATACATAGAGTTTAATAAAAATCTATTAACAAGTTTAGAAAATCAGGGCAGTACTTATAGTTCAAATGCAGATGAAAAAGATATCAAGATAAAGAATAATTTATTTGATGCAAAAATATAG
- the flgK gene encoding flagellar hook-associated protein FlgK, translated as MSSTFFGFNIARSGIFASQRALNITSHNISNANTEGYSRQRLEVKQSTPMLLPSGQGMIGTGVETENIIQIRNEFLDYKYRGENMSYGEWNAKFKNLDNIQAVFNEPSKSGIQTVLSQFFSSISELSKKPGNLTNRALVRQRAIALTTNINHMASKFEKLQTDTDFEICTTVDEINGYSEQIRKLNESIHKSELDGSKANDLRDQRNLLVDKLSELVNVDCYEDNQNRFNVLVNGKPLVSHFRCNKLEYNVRATKLNPGVDAENLHDIKWDDGSSFSPRTGKIKALLDIRDNVSGDNKGIPFYMKKLNEFADGFAEEMNRIHKSGYDLDKNTGINFFTINGMSSTEYETHLINNGLNKGAAVEVTSSVTSGLSGLTGEEKKKKIRQNIENVLKSDPTYEGKTVKLLSGGKYYVVDKISAKDLTISKDIQDSDKGLNKIAASSEGDPNLPGNGLNAIAMVDIRHDTELFGTGSPEDFVTSLISNLGVDAQAAERMKDNQIVLIKQVENSRQSVSGVSLDEEMTNMIKFQHSFNANSRMITAMDEMIDTIVNRMGTVGR; from the coding sequence ATGAGTTCTACATTTTTTGGATTTAATATAGCTCGTTCAGGTATTTTTGCCAGTCAAAGAGCTTTAAATATAACTTCGCATAATATTTCTAATGCCAATACCGAAGGATATTCAAGACAAAGACTTGAAGTAAAGCAGTCAACTCCAATGCTTTTACCAAGTGGGCAAGGAATGATTGGTACTGGAGTAGAAACAGAAAATATTATTCAGATAAGAAATGAATTCTTAGATTATAAATACAGAGGAGAAAACATGTCCTATGGGGAATGGAATGCAAAATTCAAGAACTTGGATAATATCCAAGCTGTATTTAATGAACCTTCCAAGTCTGGAATTCAAACGGTATTATCTCAGTTTTTTAGTTCCATTAGTGAACTAAGTAAGAAACCAGGAAATCTTACAAATAGAGCCTTAGTTAGACAAAGGGCTATAGCCCTTACGACGAATATTAACCATATGGCAAGTAAATTTGAAAAGCTTCAAACCGATACGGACTTTGAAATATGTACCACTGTAGACGAGATAAATGGATACTCTGAGCAGATAAGAAAGCTAAATGAATCAATACATAAATCAGAGCTTGATGGAAGCAAGGCAAATGACCTAAGGGACCAAAGGAATCTACTGGTAGATAAGCTTTCAGAACTAGTAAATGTAGATTGCTACGAGGATAATCAAAATAGATTTAATGTTCTTGTTAATGGAAAACCATTGGTATCTCATTTTAGATGTAATAAGCTTGAATATAATGTGAGGGCCACTAAGTTAAATCCGGGTGTGGATGCTGAAAATCTCCATGATATCAAATGGGATGATGGATCCAGCTTTAGTCCAAGGACTGGGAAAATAAAGGCACTTTTGGATATAAGGGACAATGTCTCTGGAGATAATAAGGGTATACCCTTTTACATGAAAAAGCTTAATGAGTTTGCCGATGGATTTGCCGAGGAAATGAATAGGATTCATAAATCGGGATATGATTTAGATAAAAATACGGGGATTAATTTCTTTACTATTAATGGAATGTCCTCGACTGAGTATGAAACACATCTGATAAATAATGGCTTAAATAAGGGAGCAGCAGTAGAAGTAACTAGCTCTGTTACCTCTGGATTATCAGGACTTACTGGAGAAGAAAAGAAAAAGAAAATTCGCCAGAATATAGAAAACGTTCTTAAAAGTGATCCGACCTATGAAGGAAAGACTGTAAAGCTTTTAAGTGGAGGTAAATACTATGTAGTAGATAAGATATCGGCTAAAGATCTTACCATATCCAAAGATATCCAAGACAGTGATAAGGGGCTAAACAAAATAGCAGCTTCAAGTGAAGGTGACCCTAATTTACCTGGAAACGGATTAAATGCCATTGCCATGGTAGATATCAGACATGATACAGAACTTTTTGGAACAGGCAGCCCGGAGGACTTTGTAACATCTTTGATATCAAACCTTGGTGTTGATGCTCAAGCGGCTGAGAGAATGAAGGACAATCAAATAGTTTTGATAAAACAAGTGGAAAATAGCAGACAATCGGTATCGGGAGTCTCCCTAGATGAAGAAATGACCAATATGATTAAATTTCAACATTCCTTCAACGCTAACTCTAGAATGATAACAGCTATGGATGAGATGATAGATACAATAGTAAATAGAATGGGAACAGTAGGAAGATAG
- the flgL gene encoding flagellar hook-associated protein FlgL, protein MRVTNNMIMSNTMYNLNRNLSNMNKRYTQLSTGKRVNKPSDDPVSASKALKLRADVSEIEQHQRNTKDALSWLDITESAVDNLQDVLHRAKELTVQAATGTMGKDDREKVVSEIKQLKEQIMQIGNTTYAGRYIFSGFQTDKKLFDDPKGDGTYNIDVTGNQNISYQIAVGEQIEVGVFGTELFGKDGSGTKSEVVKDFDDLITRLEAEPRGDVKDSVAKIEAHLDNTLKVRGEIGAKTNRLQLVEKRLEKDAINFTELLSENEDVDMAETIMHLKMEESVYRASLSAGAQVIQPTLLDFIR, encoded by the coding sequence ATGCGAGTTACAAACAATATGATTATGAGTAATACTATGTATAATCTAAATAGAAATCTTTCAAATATGAATAAAAGATACACCCAGCTTTCCACAGGAAAAAGGGTGAACAAGCCCTCCGATGATCCTGTAAGTGCATCCAAGGCATTAAAACTCAGGGCAGATGTGTCGGAGATAGAGCAGCATCAAAGAAATACTAAGGATGCTTTGTCTTGGTTGGATATTACTGAATCAGCCGTAGATAATTTACAGGATGTTTTACATAGGGCCAAGGAGCTTACAGTTCAGGCTGCAACAGGAACCATGGGTAAGGATGATAGAGAAAAGGTAGTTTCTGAGATAAAACAGCTAAAAGAACAGATAATGCAGATTGGGAACACTACATATGCTGGAAGATACATATTTTCAGGTTTCCAGACGGATAAAAAGCTCTTTGATGATCCTAAAGGCGATGGTACATATAATATAGATGTTACTGGAAACCAAAATATTAGTTATCAAATTGCTGTAGGGGAACAAATAGAAGTGGGTGTATTTGGTACTGAATTGTTTGGAAAGGATGGCTCCGGTACTAAAAGCGAAGTTGTTAAAGATTTTGATGATTTAATTACACGATTGGAGGCAGAGCCTAGGGGTGATGTTAAAGATTCCGTAGCTAAAATAGAAGCGCATCTAGACAACACATTAAAGGTTAGAGGGGAGATAGGTGCTAAAACAAATAGACTACAATTAGTTGAAAAAAGGTTAGAAAAGGACGCGATAAACTTTACCGAATTGCTTAGTGAGAATGAAGACGTGGACATGGCAGAAACAATAATGCATCTGAAAATGGAAGAAAGTGTATATAGAGCATCACTATCTGCTGGAGCCCAAGTTATTCAACCTACTCTTTTAGATTTTATTAGATAG
- a CDS encoding DUF6470 family protein, protein MDLMITTTNGAIGINAIQGKMNIDYGKSNFNIQTENPEIDINITHPKVEIDQTKPLAEMGLQDIFDFIKNNASRGRQAALNGIGKIASQGNELASIETGSNVISRQAQYNAFKQYKREVNIDFIPKSRPEIDLREGIVNINLEEGEVEIDNEPQEVNLNFNKGQVKIYLRQKPSIAIEYIGKNLDMNI, encoded by the coding sequence ATGGATTTAATGATAACCACGACTAATGGGGCTATTGGTATAAATGCTATTCAAGGGAAAATGAATATTGATTATGGAAAGTCAAACTTTAATATACAAACTGAAAATCCAGAGATAGATATAAATATAACCCATCCTAAGGTAGAAATAGATCAAACTAAGCCCTTGGCTGAAATGGGACTTCAGGATATCTTTGATTTCATTAAGAATAATGCAAGTAGGGGTAGACAAGCAGCTTTAAATGGAATAGGTAAAATAGCTAGTCAAGGAAATGAATTGGCTAGCATTGAAACTGGAAGTAATGTCATATCGAGACAAGCTCAGTATAATGCCTTTAAACAGTATAAAAGAGAAGTGAATATAGATTTTATACCTAAAAGCAGGCCGGAGATAGATTTACGAGAAGGTATAGTTAACATTAATTTAGAAGAAGGGGAAGTGGAAATTGACAATGAGCCTCAGGAAGTCAATTTAAACTTTAATAAAGGGCAAGTGAAAATATATCTCAGACAAAAACCTTCTATAGCTATAGAGTATATAGGGAAGAATTTAGATATGAACATATGA